The Eriocheir sinensis breed Jianghai 21 unplaced genomic scaffold, ASM2467909v1 Scaffold574, whole genome shotgun sequence genome has a window encoding:
- the LOC126993160 gene encoding putative defense protein 3 has product MSVFVATSSLLFLLALPLTRSYPNYVPAEACERMTPGHHPFKPQTKCSPFEVIVSQESIVAGSSVAVNITGRQYHEGFMVQAKDVDSGAVIGFWDVGKNNTLAKPMTCWSQDDTVTHTNEDHKNKVSVLWNAPADYNGTAVFKATVVKRFNLFWVGITSDPLTVTYG; this is encoded by the exons atgtCAGTCTTTGTCGCCACctccagcctcctcttcctcttggcccTTCCGCTCACCCGCTCGTACCCCAACTACGTGCCAGCGGAGGCGTGTGAGAGGATGACGCCCGGCCACCACCCCTTCAAGCCGCAAACCAAATGCTCGCCTTTCGAAGTGATCGTGAGCCAAGAGAGTATCGTGGCCGGATCATCAGTGGCAG TTAACATCACAGGCCGGCAATACCACGAGGGATTCATGGTGCAGGCCAAGGACGTGGACAGTGGGGCAGTGATCGGGTTCTGGGATGTGGGAAAGAACAACACCCTCGCCAAACCCATGACCTGCTGGAGCCAG GACGACACGGTGACGCACACAAACGAAGACCACAAAAACAAAGTCTCCGTGTTATGGAACGCCCCCGCAGACTACAACGGCACGGCCGTCTTCAA aGCGACGGTGGTGAAACGCTTCAACCTGTTCTGGGTGGGCATCACCTCCGACCCCCTCACCGTCACCTACGGGTAG
- the LOC126993161 gene encoding uncharacterized protein LOC126993161 isoform X2, producing the protein MSKPPGPSGSPQELDQVLFSSLLILGLDIAALEHKFKAPVILKSFSRIDKRLGDEILHFLFVCLDREKAAKIFRDCWPLLDKKHEAQFHKATFEWYKSLQQSYRQPVPTVMAKTFMSPGGPKFTSTLMTLTRMALHASIAKRAPSCTLLNMPSHSRSPQQNLQTFRTIQAFKVKHSQNYITKQEVRQSTLLNMKNKARELSGQYRRLCKEGEKAAVEMSAALSNDERLTQNQRDVYASASLATVQKAVLTDITQMNNEMKKLWSPVDRFQQVEGSAWEVLRPLLDGSAFLSHIDGSVYSPQVPEMVYKTHASTVNKLKLEGLYRDGKLDLLSLVQYSNLALTVLLDSLRSTHSLTQTVSSEKLQAQSGQVTSVGETVNQLSDKLMSLLPTLSHSASASYPRSMADFPSSERLALEKSHLCPPTPPFTLSSQPVHSLRTAHVPLQLTPGVQQSSQSLAEDGFSVTPRRLLCGMGMIRASKKSPKPDVTCSSVTCKDDFTNTGEGAKESIPEGGLSIEMLTVDVRGKYLRKKEEALRVEDHRPHQTHRGLGRSLPKDVTNKRRGKPAKALLSKVPIKSSSKPAQPRVKEVNGAEEKKDNLKYNVGPEECVEDLLIDELANDIAQEINECENDSGTTESHNTQTLNETPWKTTLLLDSGCAEMSKDSDTLLEAISDMNIVKKSERSYGSQDSTPHKDFHMQNGKYAIQSQNRSVKTSTLLEEMLTRLNTPVLGKTRPPSRCVPWDSGRGFTCR; encoded by the exons ATGTCTAAGCCACCGGGCCCTTCTGGGAGTCCTCAGGAGCTGGACCAGGTACTCTTCAGCTCACTGCTGATTCTCGGTCTTGACATCGCTGCTCTCGAACACAAATTCAAAGCTCCAGTCATTCTG AAGTCGTTTTCCCGCATAGACAAAAGGCTCGGAGATGAAATCCTACATTTCCTATTCGTCTGCCTGGACCGTGAGAAGGCAGCCAAAATCTTCCGTGACTGCTGGCCGTTGCTGGACAAGAAGCATGAAGCACAGTTCCATAAAGCTACATTTGAGTGGTACAAGAGCCTACAGCAG AGCTACAGACAACCGGTGCCGACAGTCATGGCCAAGACCTTCATGTCTCCAGGTGGCCCCAAGTTTACCTCCACTCTCATGACCCTGACACGAATGGCACTCCATGCTTCCATCGCTAAAAGAG CCCCAAGTTGTACGCTCCTTAACATGCCGAGTCACAGCCGTAGTCCACAGCAGAACTTGCAGACCTTCCGGACAATCCAGGCCTTCAAGGTTAAGCACAGCCAGAACTACATTACTAAGCAGGAGGTCCGTCAGAGCACGCTACTCAACATGAAGAACAAGGCAAG GGAGCTCAGTGGCCAGTACCGCAGGCTGtgcaaggaaggggagaaggcagCAGTGGAGATGAGTGCAGCGCTGAGCAACGACGAGAGGCTCACCCAGAACCAGAGGGATGTGTATGCCTCGGCTTCCCTAGCAACGGTGCAGAAAG CTGTTTTGACTGACATCACCCAAATGAACAATGAAATGAAGAAGCTCTGGAGTCCAGTGGACCGCTTCCAGCAAGTTGAAGGCTCAGCGTGGGAAGTGCTGCGTCCACTGCTCGACGGCTCCGCTTTCCTCTCCCACATCGATGGCTCAGTGTACTCGCCACAAGTCCCAGAAATGGTGTACAAGACTCACGCCAGCACAGTAAACAAG CTAAAGCTTGAAGGCTTGTACCGTGATGGGAAGCTGGACCTGCTGAGTCTGGTGCAGTACTCCAACCTGGCCTTAACGGTGCTGCTGGACTCCCTCCGCAGCACCCACAGCCTCACCCAGACAG TGTCTTCAGAAAAACTGCAAGCCCAGTCAGGGCAAGTGACGAGTGTTGGTGAAACTGTGAACCAGCTCAGCGACAAACTGATGTCCCTGCTGCCAACGCTCAGCCACTCCGCCTCGGCCAGCTACCCCAGAAGCATGGCTGACTTCCCTTCTTCAGAGAGACTTGCATTGG AAAAGTCACATCTGTGCCCGCCAACACCGCCATTCACTCTGTCCAGCCAGCCGGTGCACTCCTTAAGGACAGCCCACGTCCCACTGCAGCTTACTCCAG GTGTCCAACAGTCCTCTCAAAGCCTGGCAGAGGATGGTTTCAGTGTGACGCCCCGGAGGCTCCTGTGTGGCATGGGCATGATTCGGGCCAGCAAGAAGTCCCCCAAACCAGACGTCACGTGTTCTTCTGTCACTTGCAAGGACGACTTT ACAAACACTGGTGAAGGCGCCAAAGAAAGCATACCCGAGGGCGGCCTGAGCATAGAAATGTTGACAGTTGACGTGCGGGGGAAGTacctgaggaagaaagaggaagcctTGCGTGTGGAGGATCACAGACCGCATCAAACACACAGAG GTTTGGGACGTTCACTACCAAAGGATGTTACTAATAAAAGACGAGGAAAACCAGCCAAGGCACTCCTCAGCAAAGTACCCATTAAGTCATCAAGCAAACCAGCACAGCCGAGGGTGAAGGAAGTGAATGGtgcagaggagaaaaaagacaacTTGAAGTACAATGTTGGTCCAGAGGAATGTGTGGAGGATCTCTTGATTGATGAG cTGGCTAATGATATTGCACAAGAGATAAACGAGTGTGAGAACGATAGTGGCACCACGGAgtcacacaacacacaaacactgaaTGAAACACCCTGGAAAACTACTTTATTATTAGATTCAG GATGTGCAGAAATGTCCAAAGATTCCGACACACTGCTGGAGGCAATATCAGACATGAATATTGTCAAGAAGTCTGAACGATCATATGGAAGCCAAGACAGCACTCCTCACAAAGATTTTCATATGCAAAATGGAAAGTACGCCATTCAGTCACAGAACAGGAGTGTAAAAACTTCCACACTGCTTGAGGAGATGCTGACTAGGCTGAACACCCCAGTGCTAGGGAAGACCCGGCCACCAAGTCGGTGTGTTCCGTGGGACAGCGGGCGAGGCTTCACTTGTCGATAA
- the LOC126993161 gene encoding HAUS augmin-like complex subunit 6 isoform X1 translates to MSKPPGPSGSPQELDQVLFSSLLILGLDIAALEHKFKAPVILKSFSRIDKRLGDEILHFLFVCLDREKAAKIFRDCWPLLDKKHEAQFHKATFEWYKSLQQSYRQPVPTVMAKTFMSPGGPKFTSTLMTLTRMALHASIAKRAPSCTLLNMPSHSRSPQQNLQTFRTIQAFKVKHSQNYITKQEVRQSTLLNMKNKARELSGQYRRLCKEGEKAAVEMSAALSNDERLTQNQRDVYASASLATVQKAVLTDITQMNNEMKKLWSPVDRFQQVEGSAWEVLRPLLDGSAFLSHIDGSVYSPQVPEMVYKTHASTVNKLKLEGLYRDGKLDLLSLVQYSNLALTVLLDSLRSTHSLTQTVSSEKLQAQSGQVTSVGETVNQLSDKLMSLLPTLSHSASASYPRSMADFPSSERLALAEKSHLCPPTPPFTLSSQPVHSLRTAHVPLQLTPGVQQSSQSLAEDGFSVTPRRLLCGMGMIRASKKSPKPDVTCSSVTCKDDFTNTGEGAKESIPEGGLSIEMLTVDVRGKYLRKKEEALRVEDHRPHQTHRGLGRSLPKDVTNKRRGKPAKALLSKVPIKSSSKPAQPRVKEVNGAEEKKDNLKYNVGPEECVEDLLIDELANDIAQEINECENDSGTTESHNTQTLNETPWKTTLLLDSGCAEMSKDSDTLLEAISDMNIVKKSERSYGSQDSTPHKDFHMQNGKYAIQSQNRSVKTSTLLEEMLTRLNTPVLGKTRPPSRCVPWDSGRGFTCR, encoded by the exons ATGTCTAAGCCACCGGGCCCTTCTGGGAGTCCTCAGGAGCTGGACCAGGTACTCTTCAGCTCACTGCTGATTCTCGGTCTTGACATCGCTGCTCTCGAACACAAATTCAAAGCTCCAGTCATTCTG AAGTCGTTTTCCCGCATAGACAAAAGGCTCGGAGATGAAATCCTACATTTCCTATTCGTCTGCCTGGACCGTGAGAAGGCAGCCAAAATCTTCCGTGACTGCTGGCCGTTGCTGGACAAGAAGCATGAAGCACAGTTCCATAAAGCTACATTTGAGTGGTACAAGAGCCTACAGCAG AGCTACAGACAACCGGTGCCGACAGTCATGGCCAAGACCTTCATGTCTCCAGGTGGCCCCAAGTTTACCTCCACTCTCATGACCCTGACACGAATGGCACTCCATGCTTCCATCGCTAAAAGAG CCCCAAGTTGTACGCTCCTTAACATGCCGAGTCACAGCCGTAGTCCACAGCAGAACTTGCAGACCTTCCGGACAATCCAGGCCTTCAAGGTTAAGCACAGCCAGAACTACATTACTAAGCAGGAGGTCCGTCAGAGCACGCTACTCAACATGAAGAACAAGGCAAG GGAGCTCAGTGGCCAGTACCGCAGGCTGtgcaaggaaggggagaaggcagCAGTGGAGATGAGTGCAGCGCTGAGCAACGACGAGAGGCTCACCCAGAACCAGAGGGATGTGTATGCCTCGGCTTCCCTAGCAACGGTGCAGAAAG CTGTTTTGACTGACATCACCCAAATGAACAATGAAATGAAGAAGCTCTGGAGTCCAGTGGACCGCTTCCAGCAAGTTGAAGGCTCAGCGTGGGAAGTGCTGCGTCCACTGCTCGACGGCTCCGCTTTCCTCTCCCACATCGATGGCTCAGTGTACTCGCCACAAGTCCCAGAAATGGTGTACAAGACTCACGCCAGCACAGTAAACAAG CTAAAGCTTGAAGGCTTGTACCGTGATGGGAAGCTGGACCTGCTGAGTCTGGTGCAGTACTCCAACCTGGCCTTAACGGTGCTGCTGGACTCCCTCCGCAGCACCCACAGCCTCACCCAGACAG TGTCTTCAGAAAAACTGCAAGCCCAGTCAGGGCAAGTGACGAGTGTTGGTGAAACTGTGAACCAGCTCAGCGACAAACTGATGTCCCTGCTGCCAACGCTCAGCCACTCCGCCTCGGCCAGCTACCCCAGAAGCATGGCTGACTTCCCTTCTTCAGAGAGACTTGCATTGG CAGAAAAGTCACATCTGTGCCCGCCAACACCGCCATTCACTCTGTCCAGCCAGCCGGTGCACTCCTTAAGGACAGCCCACGTCCCACTGCAGCTTACTCCAG GTGTCCAACAGTCCTCTCAAAGCCTGGCAGAGGATGGTTTCAGTGTGACGCCCCGGAGGCTCCTGTGTGGCATGGGCATGATTCGGGCCAGCAAGAAGTCCCCCAAACCAGACGTCACGTGTTCTTCTGTCACTTGCAAGGACGACTTT ACAAACACTGGTGAAGGCGCCAAAGAAAGCATACCCGAGGGCGGCCTGAGCATAGAAATGTTGACAGTTGACGTGCGGGGGAAGTacctgaggaagaaagaggaagcctTGCGTGTGGAGGATCACAGACCGCATCAAACACACAGAG GTTTGGGACGTTCACTACCAAAGGATGTTACTAATAAAAGACGAGGAAAACCAGCCAAGGCACTCCTCAGCAAAGTACCCATTAAGTCATCAAGCAAACCAGCACAGCCGAGGGTGAAGGAAGTGAATGGtgcagaggagaaaaaagacaacTTGAAGTACAATGTTGGTCCAGAGGAATGTGTGGAGGATCTCTTGATTGATGAG cTGGCTAATGATATTGCACAAGAGATAAACGAGTGTGAGAACGATAGTGGCACCACGGAgtcacacaacacacaaacactgaaTGAAACACCCTGGAAAACTACTTTATTATTAGATTCAG GATGTGCAGAAATGTCCAAAGATTCCGACACACTGCTGGAGGCAATATCAGACATGAATATTGTCAAGAAGTCTGAACGATCATATGGAAGCCAAGACAGCACTCCTCACAAAGATTTTCATATGCAAAATGGAAAGTACGCCATTCAGTCACAGAACAGGAGTGTAAAAACTTCCACACTGCTTGAGGAGATGCTGACTAGGCTGAACACCCCAGTGCTAGGGAAGACCCGGCCACCAAGTCGGTGTGTTCCGTGGGACAGCGGGCGAGGCTTCACTTGTCGATAA